The following proteins are encoded in a genomic region of Alnus glutinosa chromosome 8, dhAlnGlut1.1, whole genome shotgun sequence:
- the LOC133876100 gene encoding late embryogenesis abundant protein At1g64065-like has product MAEQIDQQPANDHPGIDEEGLIDTTPESKKLRRKKRIKCIASFVVLQIAQNLIFYFIFFRVRTLRARVGTVNVQHLATGSQLLPYFDVNFTAQVGIKNRNFGSFKFNGTNAIFTYQGVTVGQAVIPNGKAGWLSTKKVNVTVNVNSIALPNSSSLGSDLSAGLLNLSSHANISGRVAVFSLIKKNRSARMNCTMVFNLSAMAVQDLDCK; this is encoded by the coding sequence atggCTGAGCAAATCGATCAGCAGCCTGCAAATGATCACCCAGGAATCGACGAAGAAGGATTGATCGACACTACTCCGGAATCCAAGAAGCTTCGCCGGAAGAAAAGGATCAAGTGTATTGCCAGTTTCGTCGTGCTTCAGATCGCACAAAATTTgatcttttatttcattttttttcgtgTAAGAACTCTCAGGGCCAGGGTGGGAACGGTGAACGTCCAACATTTGGCCACCGGGTCTCAACTTTTACCCTACTTCGACGTGAACTTCACAGCCCAAGTAGGAATCAAGAACCGGAATTTTGGCTCGTTCAAATTCAACGGCACCAACGCCATATTCACGTACCAGGGTGTAACAGTAGGGCAAGCAGTTATTCCCAACGGGAAGGCCGGGTGGCTTTCCACCAAGAAGGTTAACGTAACAGTGAACGTCAACTCAATTGCACTGCCGAACAGCTCGAGTCTGGGAAGTGATTTGAGTGCCGGGTTGTTGAACTTGAGCAGCCACGCCAATATCAGTGGGAGAGTCGCAGTATTTTCTTTGATTAAGAAGAACAGGTCTGCCCGAATGAATTGCACCATGGTTTTCAATCTGTCAGCAATGGCCGTCCAAGATTTGGATTGCAAGTAA